One region of Chelonoidis abingdonii isolate Lonesome George chromosome 14, CheloAbing_2.0, whole genome shotgun sequence genomic DNA includes:
- the MANBAL gene encoding protein MANBAL has protein sequence MAAELDFSPPEVPEPTFLENVLRYGLFFGAIFQLICVLAIILPISKSHKTDSDSFEFKSSEVVKKPKMAAPQLSKKPKKETKKKR, from the exons ATGGCTGCCGAGCTGGATTTCTCTCCCCCTGAAGTCCCAGAGCCCACATTCCTGGAGAATGTGCTGCGCTATGGACTCTTTTTTGGAGCCATTTTCCAGCTGATCTGTGTATTGGCCATAATCCTCCCAATTTCAAAGTCCCATAAGACA GACTCTGACAGTTTTGAGTTTAAAAGTTCAGAGGTGGTGAAGAAGCCGAAGATGGCTGCTCCACAGCTGAGCAAGAAACCCAAGAAGGAAACCAAGAAGAAGAGATAA